Within Ovis aries strain OAR_USU_Benz2616 breed Rambouillet chromosome 3, ARS-UI_Ramb_v3.0, whole genome shotgun sequence, the genomic segment ccccccgccccctgacGTGGCACAGCACGGGGGCCTGCCGTACCTTGTTGGCATCAAAATCTGGCTGCACCAGGACGTCAGCCCGAGCCGAGGGTGGCCAGAGCAGCAGCAGGACGCAGCTCAGCAGCGTGGCCCCCATCTCCGTCCGTGCCCCCTGGCCCCAGCACTGGTCCACTGCCCCCCTTTGTGGGCAGCTTTATAGCCCGGCCCGCAGTGGGGCAGGGCCAGCGAGCCGCCTGGACAGGGCATGGCGTCTGGGCTCCCGAAACGCCAGCCCCTCTTTGTTCATTGTTTGGCACGATCGCCCGAGTGTCCCCACTGGCTCCAGGGGTCATTTCCGGGAGGGCTCCAGAGGGCTCTCACTTGACTTGGGCCTTGCCCACCTGTGGGCACCGCGGCTGGAGCCCAGGGCCCGTGAGGATGCCACTGGGAAGCACCCACGGTCAGGGTGCTCCAGCCAGGAGGCTCCCCTTTGGGGCCCAGGTCCCCCAGAGTCCTCACCTCCTCACCTCCCTGCACAGGAGCGGAGTCACATCAGCCAGGCCTGGGGACCTCGTCTCAGGGGGACAGAGGTGACGTCAGAGGCCCGAGCAGCCCTGCCTCCAGACCCCTGGCTGGGCCTCCAGCAAGCCTGTGTGGAGGGCGGGGCTGGGCCATCACCTGGGGTGGATTATGGGGTCACGGCCATCTTAAATCACTGGTTGCATAAGCGTGCAGACCGCAGTGTCGCCGGGGAGGTGCCGCAGGCTGGCCAGGCCTCTCTCCAGGTGGCCTCTTCTGTCCTCTCAGGGGACCCCAGGGGCGCCATTTGAGGAGCAGCACGTGGCCTGGGGCGCCCGGAGTCCTTCAGAGGCAGGCGTCCCCAGGGAAGGCCAGCACTGCGCTCCCAGTAGAAGTGCGTTTAGGGTCGGAGAAGGACCCTCATCGGccagtggggtgggaggagcGGGGGGTCAGGGCCGAGGGCTCCGGCTCACCGCCTCCACTGGGTTCAGGAGGCGCCAGCTCTCAACCAGATCCCAGAGACCTGGGATGAAGGCAGTGAAAGCCTTCCTGTGCAAATATTTACAAACCatctatctgataaaggacttaaaTCCTGAATCTATAGAGAATTGTCAAGActcaaaagaataaaagtaagaaaaaccagcaaaatatttgaaaagattccAAATCAGCAAGTAAAGCCACGCAGAGAGGCTCACGGGCATTCGTTCACTGCAAGGAGACGCCACCGCAGACCAGCAGGCCGGCCGCTCTGCTTCCAGACCAGAGACACTGGGTGGTCACCGCCAGGGTGGGGAACCGAGAGCGCGACACCCTGGGGACGGCTCGGCAGATCCTATGAAGGGAGACAGGCAAATACCATGCAGTGCGACAGTCACAAGGCTAGATACttacccaagaaaaatgagaCACACTTTAGCCAAAACCTGCTAGTGGCTGGTCACGAGATCTTACTGACAAGCcctaaaaaatggaaacaaccaaatGCTGTTCAGGGGGCAGGACGCACAACGCTCTGGGCATGAGACCTCTCCAGGCACACTGACCCAGGGCAAAGCCCAGATGCCCCATGCTGAGTGACAGAAGCCAGTCTGGAGGGGTACAGGCTGTGGCTGCAGAACGCGGGAATCCTCAGGGACGGACGGGCCTGGCTGACGATGAAGGGACTGGTGGAGACGCTTGGGTGACGGGCTGTGGTGCGTTGGTCTACACTTACAGAACCAAAGAGGGTGAATTCCATAGCGTGTAAACTATacctcaacttttaaaaagtgtaaactagagacttccctgggggtcgagtggctaagactccgtgttcccaacccaggggtccaggttcgatcctggtcagggaaccagctcccacatgccgcaactaaaggtCCTGTACGCCACAAGTAAGACCCggcgcagccaagtaaataaacttCTAACCATAGACCACAGCATGGAATCACACTCAGCCAGTGTAGACGGCAGCATGGATTCACACTCAGCCAGTGTAGACCGCAGCATGGATTCATTCTCACACAGTGTAGACCGCAGCATGGATTCATACTCatacagtcagccactgtttccaatatgcagagtacatcatgagaaacgctggactggaagaaacacaagctggaatcaagactgccgggagaaatatcaataacctcagatatgcagatgacaccaccctcatggcagaaagtgaagaggaactaaaagcctcctgatgaaagtgaaagaggagagtgaaaaagttggcttaaagctcaacattcagaaaacggtaatcatggcatctggtcccatcacttcatgggaaatagactgggaaacagtggaaacagtgtcagactttattttggggggctccaaaatcactgcagatggtgactgcagccatgaaattaaaagacgcttactccttggaagaaaagttatgaccaacatagacagcatattcaaaaacagagacattactttgccgactaaggtctggctagtcaaggctatggtttttcctgtggtcatgtatggatgtgagagttggactgtgaagaaagctgagcaccgaagaattgatgcttttgaaccatgttgttgaagaagactctttagagtatcctggactgcaaggagatccaaccagtccattctgaaggagatcagccctgggatttctttggaaggaatgatgctaaagctgaagctccagtactttggccacctcatgcgaagagttgactcattggaaaagactctggtgctgggagggattggggggcaggaggagaagggacaaccgaggatgagatggctggatggcatcaccgactcgatggatgtgagtctgagtgaactccgggagatggtgatggacagggaggcctggcgtgctgcgattcatggggtcgcaaagagttggacacgactgagcgactgaactgaactgaactgagtgcctgGAATGAGCCGAGTGTAGATAGGTAGGCAGGTAGGCTGTATGAACTCTGCTCCCAGATGCCAGCTCTTGGGCTGAGGGGCAGGGAGACAATGTGTCCGAAGCCCCCAGGTAAGATCCGAGTGTGGCAGGCAGCGGTCCAAACTCTCACCACAGAACTGTGGGGTGAGAGCAAGCAGGGATCAAGGGACAGGTCACTGCGGCCTGCAGATCCCCCATGGACACCCTTGAGTCTCAGGTGTGGGGCAGCTTCCAAGGCCACGGGGAACGCTCCCGCCACCAGCGTGTTCCCTGCCGGGGTCGGGAGACTCTGTCACGAGTTCTCGATGCCCGCTCACCTCCTGCCTCCCCGGCCCCCTCATCTCCGAAGTCCACTCTCCACGCAGCAGCCTGAGCAAACCTTGTAGAGCATCAGTCTGATGCGTCCCTGCTTGAGACGCTCCTGAGTCACTGTGGTGCAAAGCACAAACCCGCCCCGAGTGCAGGCTCCCAAGTGCAAACCggcgcccagcccagcccagtgcCGCCCAGCTCCGCAGCAGTCAGTCCAGCCTGCCTCCCCCCTGCCCGGGGCCTCTTGCTCACACCCTCCGGCCCAGGGGCCCTCTGGTCCCGTCCAGCCCCTCACCAGAGTCCCCGCTACTTGGGTTAATTCTCACCCTCTGCCTAGTAAGCAGCCTTCCTCAAACCCAGCCCGTCTGTGTCCTGGGGCCTTGGTGCCGTCCCAGTTCTCTCCTGTGTTTATTTGTTCTGTGCTCTCCTGTGAACCCCGAGACGACAGGAACTACACCAGCCTGCAGGCCGCCCGTCGGCCTCTGTTTCCCAAGCCTGGAGCGCGGGGCCTGGCGGTGGACGCTGCCCACTGACCCTTGTGAGTGAACGAGGGTCAGGCCCAAGTCGCTGTGACCCCTAGGTCTGCCAGCTGGAAACCTCACAGCATGCATTTGCCTGTGGGCAGGGTCTGTGTGGCCACATCCAGCCTGAGGTGGCCCTGAGTGCCTGGCACCGCAGGCCCAGACAGCAGCGGCTCAGTGGGGGCCAGGGCCTCCATCGCGTCCTGCAGGCCTCAGCACCCTGGAGGAGGCTAGAGCACGCTCTGCTGTGTGCAGAGGGGGTTTGTGGCGGCTCAGGACAAGGACGGGGGCACCGGCAGGAGAGGTGCCTTGGTGGACGGTGGGCAGACCAGAGCTGGCGAGGCCCTGGACCCAAGAAAATGCAGTCCCAGAAGTGGCCACAGAGCGGTAGCAAAGAGACGCTGCTCGCAGTGCTGGTGGAAGAGCTTAGATGGGGCCTGCGGTTCACTGAGCTGGGGAAGGGTCCCCTAGAAGGAAAGCTGCCTTCCACTGAGGTGAGGTCTGCTAAAGggctggggttcccaggtggccccAGCGGTAAAGAAGACGCCTGCCGGTGAGGAGAcgtaaaagacacaggtttgatccctgcgtctggaagatccccgggaggagggcactgcaatccactccagtattcctgcctggagaatccccatggacagaggagcctggtgggctacagtctgcggggtcgcacagagtcgggcatgactgaagtgagtcagCACTTGTGGATTCTGTTGAAGGGTTGCCAAGCTTCAAAACTGCCACCAACGAATGGATAAACATATGTGGTCTATCCACACATCGGAAGATTGTCCTTATAAGGACACGATGAGCCTTGAGGACAGGGTGCTGGGTGAGAGGCCAGACCCCGAAGGCCGCGTCGTGTAGGAGCCCCCTGTGGGACATGCGTAACAGCAAGTCCACAGAGACGGaaagattagtggttaccaggtGCTGAGCTGGGGGGGGACTGCTGGATGCGCACGGGGTCTCCCTTTGGGGAGAAATGCCCAGGGGGGCAGCGAGTCATGCCAGGAAGCCGACATCCGGCCATGGGCTGGCACACGGAAGTGGACACAGCCCAGCCGGGGGGGTGACAGCTGCCCGGACAAAGAGAGCTGGGGGGGGACAGGGAGGGTTTCAGGGCTCCCAGAGGCTGCTGAGCAGGAGCCAGCAGGAAGGTCCAGGGCGGCGCTGGGTCGGAGGCCATGCGGGAGGCACTGAGCTCTGAGTGGCCACCATCCCCATCCGCTTCCTCCAGGCTCAGCGCCCAGGGTTGCCCCCTAGTGTCCACCAGCCTGCACAGCAGGCTGCCTGCTCCTGGGGAGCAGAGTAGGGGGTCGAGGGTGgagcgggggagggggctggcagAGAGGCGCAGGGCGGCGGGGGAAATCCCAGCTGGGCCCCGCTGCCAACGGCTGCCTGTGGCCAGCGCCCTACGTGCCGCTCCTGCCCTGAGGGCCCCTCCTGGGCTGGCGTCCACCCCATCCATCCAGCCTGCTGGTAAAGAGCGCTGGGAGGAACTCTGGCTCGGCTTCCTGGGCTGGGGTCCTTCAGGCCCTGCCCGCTTTCCCATCCAGTGCCCCCGGGCCCCCTCTGTGGAGCCATGGGGAGCCACCTCTGCCCATGCTGGGCTGTTTGTGCCGGAGACCCGGGCCCCGGGGTCCTccaggcctgggggcagggcgACGCTTCGCTGCAGGTCTGTGTGTGATGGGCCCTCTTTGGCCCCCTTTCCTGTAGGGCGCATGCTGTCTCCAGGCaggggtggctgctgctgctaagtcgcttcagtcatgtccgactctgtgcgaccccatagatggcagcccaccaggctcccccatccctgggattctccaggcaagaacactggagtgggttgccatttccttctccaatgcatgaaagtgaaaagtgaaagtggtcgctcagtcgtgtccaactcttagcgaccccatggactgcagcctaccaggctcctccgtccatgggattttccaggcaagaggactggagtggggtgccattgccttctccgaggcagAGGTGGGGCAGCGGCTTATCTGAGGTCCTTCCTGCGAAGGCCCGCAGGACAGACAGCTTTATCTTTCATCACTTTCCAAGCTGCCTGTCCCGTGTCCACAGCACCCTGGAAGCCAGAcagcagaggaggctgggagcTGCGGTTTGCAGGGCCCCCTTCCCCGGGAGGGCGTCCTCCCAGGTACTTCCACTTGGGTTTTGGGGCCTCAGACAGATCCTGCCAAACCCTCTGACCTCTGCTCCCAGGCAGGGTTGGTTTCCAGTGACCCAGAGTGGGCAGCCTCGGTCCAGGGAAAGCTCTCATGTGGCCTTGGGGGCCCGGCCAGGCTCACGGTGAGCAGAGGTGGGAGGCATCACAGTGAGGCTGCCCAGAGAGTGGGCAGGTCCGGATGGCGGGTGGGCGGCGGATGGCACAGGGCGTTCCAGTTGGGTGCTGGCTGTGGTGGGGCAGGAGACAAGGGCCAGTCGGGCAGGAAGGGGGGTGGGCCAGGAGCATGTGGGAGCTTTCAAAGAATGGCGAGGGGGGgacctttttgtatttttaatgccTAAAACAAAAGATGCCCCAAACCGCAGCTTCTGGAGGAACTGTTTGTTCTTGCCTCTCTTCTCAGAAGTGACCTTGGCCTGGGTTCAAGAGCGGGGCCTCGGACCCTCCTAGACTGAGCGACAGAGCGTTGGCTccctggaagggaggggatggTGCAGCTGAGGGCAGGATGCTTATTCTGGAAGCTTCCAAGTGGAGGGCGCTGGAGAAGCCGGGCTGGCACGAAGGTGTCCATGTGGCAGGGGCCCCGCACACGGTCCAGCCCCTCCTTGCTCCCCGGCGCGGCTGGAGGATGAggagaggggcaggagggagcctGGCCATGAGCAGCCGCCCACAGCACTGTGTTCAGAGCCATATAAACGGGCGTCCAGAGGAGGAAGGGCTGCTCAGCCCGGGCCCGGGCAGGTTGCTGGCGTGTGGACCTCGCGAGGATGCGCGCAGCGCTgctggctgccctgctggctgTGGTCTCAGTGCCCAGCGCCCGGGCCGTGTGGCTGGGGAGGCTGGACCCTCAGCAGGTGGCTGCTCCCCCGCGCTGGCACGGGCCTGGGGCCACATGAGTCCTCTGGCCTTTGTGGTCTCCGGGCTCCCCCCGGGTCCCCCGGACCGTCCACAGGGGCTgcaggaggctgggctggggctctAGGGACGGCCCCCTCACCTGCGTCCCCTCCCTCAGCTCATGGGGTCCTGGTACGTCCTCGCCGTGGCCTCGGGGGGGAAGGACTTCGCGCTGGAGAGGGCCACGAGGAGCGTCGAGGGGGTCGAGGTGATGCTGACGTCCCAGAACACCCTGAAGATGCGGGCTTCCCGGCACAGGTGGGTGGGGCCGGGGGGCACGGCTGGGTGGCTGGcccgccctcccctccctctgcaccaggctctgctgtgagCTCCACCCTCTGCCGGGTCTCCGAGGTCTGCGTCCTGGGCTCCGGCCggggggcaccctgggtgggacTCATGCCTCCTCCAGCGAGGCCGGCACAGCCTCTGGCCGCCCCCTCCGCCCCGGCCCTTTGGCAGCTTGGCAGCAGCTCCGGTCAGCAGGAGAGGCCGCTTCTTTGCTCAAGGCCCTCCTGAGCGGCTGCTCAAGGTGGGTCTGTGCATTTGAGCCCACATGGTCCAGGGGTCCCTGGGAGAGCCCAGAGACCACGAAGCCCCGAGGACCCGCGTCACTGAAGTGTCCAAGTCCCCGCCTGTAGCTCAAGATGGCTGGTGGGCACCACCCCGGCCCTGGCGTCATCACGCAGCCTGAGCGGCCGACAGCCCCGTCCCGAGAGGAGGCCGTCTGCCCTGCTCCTTCCCGCAGCCGAGCCTTCTGCAGCTGCCTCCCAGCGGGGATGGTCTGGCCGTGGACAAGCCAGGACAGAGGGCATGGGGCTTGGGGCGGGGGCCCCGCTGTGCTGGGTGAACACAGGCTCACACGCGTCGTGGGCTGTAGCCCCAAAGTCACGTGGCTCAGAGAGTCCTAACAAGGCTGGCAGAAAGCCATCCAAACACGGAAGGTTGGCATCCAGAAGGCCAGGCCCCGTGGGACGGCCGTGGATGGTGAGGGGACGAGGGAGCTTGCAGGGGCAGGGGCCTCCCAGCCCTTTCTGGCGTCTGCTTGTGGGTGCCGTCGGTCAGCGGCCTTGCTGCCTGCTGCTTGGAGGCGCGTGTGTCTGAGGACCTGGGCCACACCGGGCGGAAGGGGCGGGGCCCAGGCCTGGCTGCAGGGCGCACCCTGACAGCTGGGCCCAAGGACGGGCAAGAGGGCGCTTCGTTTTGTGATTTAAGGTGAGTTTCACGTATTGGTCTTCAAATAGGAAACACACTTACCTGGTTCGAAGGTCAGAGTCCCCTGGCAGTTCCCTGGGGGTCCAAGGGTGAGGAcgctgtgctctcactgccaagggccccagtgtgatccctggccagggaactaagagccctcAAACTGTgccgtgcagccaaaaaataaagaaacgggGAGGCGGACAGCAGGGGTCTTTCCTCCCCTCCCGACAGGCAGCCCCTGGTTTTGATCTGTGATGGCCCCTCGGAGATGTTCAGGGACATGCAAGTCTCTTAAGTACTCAGGCAGGCCACAGTTTGGTGTCAGCCCCCGGGGTTCTCTGCCCGCTTTTGAAACATTgaagattttattctcttttgcctttcttaaagttttaaaagcTGTGGAAAGATAACCCTAACGTGAAATTCACCATCGTAACTGTTTTGAGTGCAGAGTTCAAGGGCATCAAACACGCCCGCCTTGTGCAAGCCTCACCGCCATCTCCGGAACTTTCTCACCTTCTCAGACTGACCCCCGTCCCCACCAGACACCCACTCCCCGTCCGCTCCCGCAGCCCCTGGCTGCACCGTCTGCTTCCGTCTCTGCGGGTTTGGTTCCTCTAGGGCCTCACATGAGTGGATCCTGCATCAGtcttttttcaaaggaaaaatgttGTTGGTGTCCTTATGCTCACTCTGGCCCTGCTGGGTCTCTGGTGCTGTGCCGGCTTTCTCTGGGGGTGTGGGGCGGCGTCCGCTCTCAGTTGCACAGGCCTCTCTCCTGTGCTGGAACACgggctctgcagcacgtgggatccctCAGGCCAGGGACTGAGCCCTGGTCTCCggctttggcaggcagactctttaccactgaggtgggatggggtgggcaggTCCCTGCATCTGTCTTGTGTCTGGTTTATCTCACAGAACACGGCATTCTCCAGGTTCACCCATGTTTCGGCCTGTGTTGGGATTTCCTTCTtgaaggctgagtaatattccaccgcAGGGGTGGATCACATCCAGCTCCCTTTCACCCGTTGATGGGTGTCTGGATCGCTTCCAGCTTTGGGGCCTTGTAGACACGGGCGTGCAAATATCTTTTTGAGACCCTGTTTTCTTTTGGAGACACACCCAGATTGTGGGATTATTGGGTCATCTGCTGACTCTATGTGACTTTTTCTGAGAAACTTTTTCCACAGTCGAGTAATACTCCCCTGGGCTGCCTTCTAGGGCTCTGCTGACGGGCAGACAACCGTCTCTAGTCTTTCGCACCTGGAAACACACCTAGGGGTGTGGACGTTGGTGCCCTGGCCTGGGAGGAACAAACCCCTGGAGCTGAAGTGCGTCTGCCCTTTTCCCGAGTCACACGAGGCGGGTGCCCCGAGCTGCTGTGAGACTGGGTGGCCGTCTGACGGGTGACCGATGGCCCCACGGTTGTTTTTACTGCCTCCTCTGATCGCAAGGGAGGGGGCATCTCGGGGCCTGTCCTTCTGGGGCTCCTCCGCAGCCCAGggtctgttcatatcttttgcaTCTTTTTCCCTGGGTAGGTTTTTATTGACATGCAAGAACGCTTAGGTATTGGTGATTTTGGCTACTGTCTGTGATAAGGTTCGTTGCAAATTTATTTCCCAGTCTGTTATTCTCACACCTTCGAGCAGTTTTTGGTAGGAAGAGTTCTTTCTGTGTTTGTGTAGATGTGACTCCGGCTTCTTTTTAAGGCCTCTGGGTCTTGTGATGTAGTTGTGAGGAGGTCTTTCCACCTCCCTGGAGCTGAGAGGCCTCTGATCTCTGAGCTGCTCGGGGCTACGCCCTGGGGACCTGCGAGCTGTGACCGTTGATGGACGCCCAGCTGCCCTGTACCGTCGCCCAGGGTCCCTCTTCCTCCACTGGCCGGAGATGCTCGCTTCGTGACGCGCTAACCTCCTGGGCACTTTGCTTCATTTCTGGACTCTCTGCTCTGCTCCTTCGATCAGGCCGCCTCTGCGCCAGTGAGTCTGGCTGCTTTCCCTCTCGCGGCTCCGCGGTACGTATTGTTAGGGATCGGCTGGTTCTTGCTGGTGAGGCTCCTTTTGGGCTTTTCCTCGTGACTCCTGGGTCTTGCAGGGAACTTGGCTGTGAGCTCGTCTTGCTGCTCATTTTGCGGGTTGACGGCTTAGGGACACTGGCCTCTTCAGACATGGAGCCGCTTTGCCCCAAACTGCAGACCCCGTTTGTCTCAGGCACCTTTCACGCCCTCAGTGGTGCTCCCAAGTTTTCTCCATGTGGATCTGACAGAGCAGGTCCCTCGGGAGGGAGCAGCCGATTCTGCAGGTCCCCAGCCAGCCTGCTGCCCCGACGGGCCACCTGCGGCTGACAGCAGGGTTTCTGGGTGATTGAGGCCCCCGAGGGGCAGCCCCCTGCAGCCGCGCTGGCCGGGTCCGGGCGGTTCTGCCCCTGGGCCTGGGTGACGACGGATCCCTCTGTGCTCCAGGCTGGAGAGATGCCACCTGCAGGCTGTGGAGCTGCGGAGACAAAATTCCGGATGGGTCTTCGGGAATCCCTGTAAGGATGACGGCCGCCGCAGTCCTTCGGGGCAGCGTGGGGACCCCTCCAGTCCCCTGACCGCCGTCCGGCTGCCTTCTGCCCCCAGTGGCCTTGGGCCTTCCACACCAGCTGTGTCCCCAGGCCCCTGTGTGCGGGGTCAGCCCCTTGCGACAGGGATGGGCAGCTCCACCCCAGCTCGAGGGGCGCTTGTCTGGGAATTGGGAGGTGCTCGGCCAGTTGCTCAGCGGGACCCCGACCTTCCAGCTATGGTGTCTGGGGAGGTGGGCGCGGATGGGGGTGTCCTCTGCCCCCATGGGGACCGGATCTGAGGAGGGTGACCCGGGAAGAGCTGGGGCTCACCTGCCATCCCCCGACCACCTGGAGAGCCTGTGtgctggggctgggtgggggcggggggccgaGTGGACCAAGCCTGGGGGCTCTTGGTCCCCTGGGGCCTGACGCACCCCCATCCCCCGGGTGCACCTTTCTCCAGCCCTGGGCGTGCTGGAGTACCGGGTGCTGGGCACCAACTTCAGGGACTACGCCATAGTGTTCACGCagctggaggcccaggaggaggcCTTCAGCACCGTGGAGCTGTACAGTGAGTGCTCAGGGCTGCGCCCCTCCCACCAGCCTCATCCCCGGCCCTGGCCCTGCGCCTACCTCCAGGGCGCCCCCTCCCCACGCACAGCCCCTCCCTGCTCCGGACCCACCCGGGCTCAGAGGGCAGGGAGTCCTGGGCCTGTCGGGTTCTGGGGGTGGGCCCCTCCTCGCCCCCACCTCCGCCCGGCTCTCCCGCCTCCCCCGCAGGCCGGACGGCCCTGGCCAGTCAGGAGGCCCTGGGCCGCTTCGCCAAGTGGAGCCGGAGCCTGGGCTTCCTGTCGCAGCAGCAGGCCGAGCTCCAGAGGGACTGTGAGTGTCGCCAGATGCTGGGGGGCTGTTTGCAGGCTTGAGGACCTTCCTGGCCTTGGGGAGTCAGGTTGAGCTCAGAGGGGCTTCAAGGGGTCGCCTGCTCCATGCCCAGCGTCAGACCTGCGGGTGGATGGGGCAGGCGGTGTGTGGAGCCCCGGGTGCCAGTGGGCGAGGGGCCAGCCATCCTCACTGTGGCCCCTTTCCTCCCCAGTCACCTGTGCACACAAGGTCTTCCCGGTAAGCAGCCTCCCCGAGCACCCCTCCCCTCTGTGTGGCAGGAGGTGCCTGGGTGTCCCAGGCCCCTCTCGTCCGGAGGCTCTAccgtgggcagggctgggggccccgGGGAGCCGATGTCTCTGCGGGCGAGTCCAGGGTACCCGTGTTCCTCTTGGTTTCCAGTGAACGCTGCAGCCCCCAGGGGCCCGGAGGAGGCTGGCCAGATGCTGCCCTCCTCACCCAGCTGCCCAGGGGCTGGGTGGGTGGCCGCCTGCTCCCAGGGGCTCTTGCTGTGGATTCAAATAAAGCAGTTCCACAAACTCTCCCGGGGTCTCTCGTGTGTCCAAGCGGGTCCCTGGGCCAACAGGAGGCCCGTCCTCCCGAGCTGGAGCTAGACCCTGTGGTCTGGGTGATGTGTGGGCAGGGCGCTGGGCTGGGGCGCCCAGGGCATGAGAGCTTGGCTTTTCCTGGGGCCCTGGGGTAGGGCGGGGGATGGGGGTAGGGACACCAGAGAGCCTGAGTCTGTCTTCCTGCGTCCTGAAGtcctggcaggggcaggggccgCCGGGGGGCGGGGGTCACCTCTCACTCTGCTGGTATtgggtgtacacacacacacgtgcacacatgtcAGGACCTGCCGAAGGCACCACGCAGGCGGCCCCAGTGTCAGCACCGGCATGGCCCGAGCCCCGCCCTCAGAGGCCTCACTTCCTGTGTGCACGCCCCGTGGAGTGACTCTGCCCCGTCCAGCCTCTGTccccccgggggtg encodes:
- the LCN6 gene encoding epididymal-specific lipocalin-6 translates to MRAALLAALLAVVSVPSARAVWLGRLDPQQLMGSWYVLAVASGGKDFALERATRSVEGVEVMLTSQNTLKMRASRHRLERCHLQAVELRRQNSGWVFGNPSLGVLEYRVLGTNFRDYAIVFTQLEAQEEAFSTVELYSRTALASQEALGRFAKWSRSLGFLSQQQAELQRDFTCAHKVFPVSSLPEHPSPLCGRRCLGVPGPSRPEALPWAGLGAPGSRCLCGRVQGTRVPLGFQ